Proteins encoded in a region of the Megalops cyprinoides isolate fMegCyp1 chromosome 3, fMegCyp1.pri, whole genome shotgun sequence genome:
- the LOC118773974 gene encoding major histocompatibility complex class I-related gene protein-like isoform X1: MHWSPRVASLTLVQLLFYLKAGSPVSVSHSLRHYLMATPTGSGLPRFLEVGLLDGMPFFRYDSNVGRAVALSPWFSDFVIGREGDQLNWDMQTAQQILTRGLGEAMHRFNHTGIHVFQGTLGCELLSNGLPRPFLSYSYDGSDFISYEPSTRTWTPAQPQAFVYKQLREADLDYQPVLDSYYGAVCVAHLREFLDHAGDVLKETAKPEVTLIEKRSHLSSVPEVTCHVTGFYPPEVMVEWLEAGGSPLVEGVTSGEVLPNGDGTYQFRKTLKMSSGAKDTQSYSCLVLHSSIPTNITVTWAPKRNGTDWIIVGVAVVAVAAILTAIAVVAWKEVLVPATVYLALTSTIWWTGSVEADRSGDTGEEEDGHSQEGKSARCAFLRE; this comes from the exons ATGCATTGGAGTCCACGTGTAGCCTCCTTGACTTTGGTGcagttacttttttatttgaaggCAGGCTCACCTGTTTCAG TTAGCCACTCCCTCCGCCACTATCTGATGGCCACACCCACTGGTTCGGGGTTACCCAGGTTTTTGGAGGTGGGGCTTCTAGACGGGATGCCCTTCTTCCGCTACGACAGCAACGTGGGCAGAGCCGTGGCCCTGTCCCCTTGGTTCTCAGACTTTGTGATAGGCAGAGAGGGGGATCAGCTGAACTGGGACATGCAGACTGCTCAGCAAATCCTGACCAGGGGACTAGGGGAAGCCATGCATCGCTTCAATCACACAGGGA TTCATGTTTTCCAGGGTACGCTGGGGTGTGAGCTGCTGTCTAACGGATTGCCACGGCCGTTCCTGAGCTACAGCTACGATGGCAGCGACTTCATCAGCTATGAGCCGAGCACCAGGACCTGGACACCAGCCCAGCCCCAGGCCTTCGTGTACAAGCAGCTGCGGGAGGCAGACCTGGACTACCAGCCGGTCCTCGACAGCTACtatggggctgtgtgtgtggcacatCTGCGCGAGTTCCTGGACCATGCTGGTGACGTCCTGAAGGAGACAG CTAAACCTGAAGTCACTCTGATTGAGAAACGGAGCCACTTGTCTTCAGTTCCGGAGGTCACATGTCATGTGACTGGGTTCTACCCGCCAGAGGTGATGGTGGAGTGGCTGGAGGCAGGAGGGAGCCCCTTGGTGGAGGGCGTAACCAGCGGCGAGGTGCTTCCAAATGGTGACGGCACATACCAATTCAGGAAGACGCTGAAAATGTCAAGCGGAGCCAAGGACACCCAGAGTTACAGCTGCTTGGTTCTCCACAGTAGCATACCCACAAACATCACTGTTACTTGGG CTCCCAAAAGGAATGGTACTGATTGGATCATTGTTGGAGTTGCCGTAGTCGCCGTTGCTGCGATACTCACTGCAATTGCTGTGGTTGCCTGGAAGGAAGTACTGGTGCCCGCTACTGTATATTTAGCTCTCACTAGCACCATCTGGTGGACAGGAAGTGTGGAAGCTGACAGATCAG GGGACACCGGGGAAGAGGAAGATGGCCACAGCCAGGAAGGAAAGTCTGCGAGGTGTGCTTTTCTGAGAGAGTAA
- the LOC118773974 gene encoding major histocompatibility complex class I-related gene protein-like isoform X2, which produces MHWSPRVASLTLVQLLFYLKAGSPVSVSHSLRHYLMATPTGSGLPRFLEVGLLDGMPFFRYDSNVGRAVALSPWFSDFVIGREGDQLNWDMQTAQQILTRGLGEAMHRFNHTGIHVFQGTLGCELLSNGLPRPFLSYSYDGSDFISYEPSTRTWTPAQPQAFVYKQLREADLDYQPVLDSYYGAVCVAHLREFLDHAGDVLKETGSHQGLYPSPPENGGLGFGSPELQCTQAKRTKYENSMPSVSASTTHLCKLFRAFITL; this is translated from the exons ATGCATTGGAGTCCACGTGTAGCCTCCTTGACTTTGGTGcagttacttttttatttgaaggCAGGCTCACCTGTTTCAG TTAGCCACTCCCTCCGCCACTATCTGATGGCCACACCCACTGGTTCGGGGTTACCCAGGTTTTTGGAGGTGGGGCTTCTAGACGGGATGCCCTTCTTCCGCTACGACAGCAACGTGGGCAGAGCCGTGGCCCTGTCCCCTTGGTTCTCAGACTTTGTGATAGGCAGAGAGGGGGATCAGCTGAACTGGGACATGCAGACTGCTCAGCAAATCCTGACCAGGGGACTAGGGGAAGCCATGCATCGCTTCAATCACACAGGGA TTCATGTTTTCCAGGGTACGCTGGGGTGTGAGCTGCTGTCTAACGGATTGCCACGGCCGTTCCTGAGCTACAGCTACGATGGCAGCGACTTCATCAGCTATGAGCCGAGCACCAGGACCTGGACACCAGCCCAGCCCCAGGCCTTCGTGTACAAGCAGCTGCGGGAGGCAGACCTGGACTACCAGCCGGTCCTCGACAGCTACtatggggctgtgtgtgtggcacatCTGCGCGAGTTCCTGGACCATGCTGGTGACGTCCTGAAGGAGACAG GTTCGCACCAGGGACTGTacccgagtcctccagaaaacgggGGTCTGGGGTTcggttcacctgaactccagtgcaCTCAAGCAAAACGGACCAAGTATGAAAACAGCATGCCAAgtgtctctgcttccactacaCATCTTTGCAAGCTATTCCGTGCATTCATAACtctctga
- the LOC118774211 gene encoding stonustoxin subunit beta-like, with the protein MESKMKPIEIAALGRPLYPGMLYNCCNDSFIPGITLWDREALSKDLDVRIKPNTSFSITASDSLRDKSKLMDMSVSLKASFLGGLLSVGGSGHFLNNRAMSHCQSRVIMQYRRTVRYEGLTMTQLGLVPYPQVFNQKSATHVVTAVLYGAHAFFVFDGKVSVNKRDVEGEMKVMLQSIPQLSMEGGAELKLSSSQKEVVESFSCTFHGDFELKRNPTNFREAVEVYRTLPELLGKNGEKAVPVRVWLLPLQCLDSHAARLVREVSESLVYRAESVLETLVHATQRCSDLQSHAQNVPHCLEVSDKLRDFCDILQHYRAWLQKSLARLLPLVRQGLQEEEVLDAVLQSHGQSPFAAGKLKKWLNDKESELAVLGLYSRRLKEFPSLSPVTQLGEVLFNPDVDAVICFTFTSLHYTEPYLSTLSSHLDCVQHDRSMLGQDHADSIGEDDIKPWFRSAQLSVTMRNNLNTFVAFAEANKDKKEIRFVVSAMSDPSHPGASIHLYQRGLCVDPQFQPVSKPCPPVSTDIQCTHVTLRLQSAHSEQARHYRVEHRRKQRGDGTGPGEGKDGGWTVTDTPGMVESCTLKELQPGVSYLIRYRAVSDVGVSKPSDVTEICTQTSSVLQTRAEALKYTQQLSWDPNTAHARLSVSSQAKRVSFKKQPPPAHPDRFSYWPQVLCREGLSGSRCYWEIEGNEADFYIGVAYKSIDRKSLGTESRLGLNDKSWCLHRSEEGVYAWHNKKGTYISHQCSSTIGVYMDWPASTLTFYEVNTSSDTLKHLHTFQATFTEAVYSAFSLSKKCKIKLLLSKQTSCKRR; encoded by the exons ATGGAATCAAAGATGAAACCCATTGAGATAGCGGCTCTGGGCCGTCCTCTGTACCCTGGCATGCTGTATAACTGCTGCAATGACTCTTTCATCCCAG GAATCACCCTGTGGGACCGGGAGGCGTTGAGCAAGGACCTAGACGTGCGCATTAAACCCAACACCAGCTTCAGCATCACTGCCTCCGACTCCTTGAGGGATAAGTCCAAGCTGATGGACATGAGCGTCTCGCTGAAGGCCAGCTTCCTGGGGGGGCTGTTGAGCGTGGGGGGCTCCGGCCACTTCCTCAACAACCGTGCGATGTCGCATTGCCAGAGCCGGGTCATCATGCAGTACCGGCGCACCGTGCGCTATGAGGGCCTGACCATGACCCAGCTGGGCCTGGTGCCGTACCCACAGGTCTTTAACCAGAAGTCCGCCACCCACGTGGTCACGGCCGTGCTCTACGGTGCCCACGCCTTCTTCGTCTTCGACGGCAAGGTGTCGGTCAACAAGCGCGATGTAGAGGGCGAGATGAAGGTGATGCTGCAGAGCATACCCCAGCTGTCGATGGAGGGCGGGGCAGAGCTGAAGCTGAGCAGCAGCCAGAAGGAGGTAGTGGAGAGCTTCAGCTGCACTTTCCATGGGGACTTTGAGCTCAAGCGCAACCCCACCAACTTCCGGGAGGCGGTGGAGGTGTACCGCACCCTGCCAGAGCTGCTGGGCAAGAATGGGGAGAAAGCGGTGCCTGTGCGGGTGTGGCTGCTGCCCCTGCAGTGCCTGGACTCCCACGCAGCCCGTCTGGTGAGGGAGGTCAGCGAGAGCTTGGTGTACAGGGCAGAGTCCGTGCTGGAGACTTTGGTCCACGCCACCCAGAGGTGCAGCGACCTCCAGTCTCATGCTCAAAATGTTCCTCACTGCTTGGAGGTGAGTGACAAGCTGAGGGACTTCTGTGACATCCTGCAGCACTACAGGGCCTGGCTGCAGAAATCCCTGGCCCGGCTTTTGCCACTGGTCAGGCAGGGCCTCCAAGAAGAGGAAGTTCTGGATGCTGTTCTGCAGTCACACGGTCAATCGCCCTTCGCTGCTGGCAAACTGAAGAAGTGGCTGAACGATAAGGAGTCTGAGCTTGCTGTACTCGGCCTCTATAGCAGACGACTGAAGGAATTTCCCTCCCTTTCGCCTGTGACCCAGCTGGGGGAGGTCCTGTTCAATCCAGATGTAGATGCCGTCATCTGCTTCACCTTCACCTCCTTGCACTACACGGAGCCGTACCTGTCCACCCTGAGCTCACATCTGGACTGTGTGCAGCATGACAGGTCCATGCTTGGCCAGGATCATGCTGACAGCATCGGAGAAGATGACATCAAGCCCTGGTTTCGGAGTGCTCAGCTCTCTGTGACCATGAGGAACAACCTGAACACCTTCGTGGCATTTGCGGAGGCCAATAAGGACAAGAAGGAGATCAGGTTTGTCGTGTCCGCCATGTCCGATCCATCCCATCCCGGGGCCTCCATTCACCTGTATCAGAGGGGGCTGTGTGTGGATCCCCAGTTTCAGCCTGTCTCCAAGCCGTGCCCCCCAGTGTCCACAGACATTCAGTGTACCCATGTCACCCTGAGGCTGCAGTCTGCCCATAGTGAACAAGCAAGGCACTACAGAGTGGAGCACaggaggaagcagagaggagatggTACAGGACCAGGGGAAGGGAAAGATGGTGGGTggacagtcacagacacacctgGTATGGTGGAGAGCTGCACTCTGAAAGAACTACAGCCAGGAGTCTCTTACTTGATCAGGTACAGAGCAGTCAGTGATGTTGGTGTGAGCAAgcccagtgatgtcactgaaatCTGCACCCAAACTAGTTCAG TACTGCAGACCAGGGCTGAAGCTTTAAAGT ACACTCAGCAACTCAGCTGGGACCCCAACACGGCACATGCAAGGCTGTCTGTGTCATCACAGGCGAAACGTGTGTCTTTCAAAAAGCAACCACCACCTGCCCACCCAGACAGGTTCAGCTATTGGCCacaagtgctgtgcagagagggtctgtctgggtcTCGCTGTTACTGGGAGATTGAAGGGAATGAGGCAGACTTTTACATTGGAGTGGCCTATAAAAGCATTGACAGGAAGTCATTGGGAACTGAGTCCAGACTTGGACTCAATGACAAGTCCTGGTGTCTGCATCGCTCAGAGGAAGGTGTCTATGCCTGGCACAATAAAAAGGGGACCTACATTTCACATCAGTGCAGCAGCACGATTGGGGTGTATATGGACTGGCCAGCCAGCACTCTGACCTTCTATGAGGTTAACACctcctctgacactctgaaGCACCTGCACACATTCCAAGccacatttactgaggcagtgtACTCAGCTTTTTCTCTCAGcaagaaatgcaaaataaagctGCTTTTGTCAAAGCAGACGTCCTGTAAAAGAAGGTAG